The following proteins come from a genomic window of Vallitaleaceae bacterium 9-2:
- a CDS encoding helix-turn-helix domain containing protein, whose amino-acid sequence MTDRLDKMDPDKKVRLINAAMKEFGENRFEKASTNAIVKAAGISKGLLYHYFRSKEELYEYLFDYAMKAVAVPIAQEVGLEETDIIRRIERITKLKVEIFHELPSLVSFTKAMYAGMDYEDVKKVIEKYNPISVDMYYTHNVDKSLFKDDVDVEMAVKIIQYTLEKVGERYMVQRNMGFEPDMESIINEVKAFLSHFRQMYYKKTNT is encoded by the coding sequence TTGACAGATAGATTAGATAAAATGGATCCTGACAAAAAAGTGCGATTGATTAATGCGGCAATGAAAGAGTTTGGGGAAAATCGTTTTGAAAAAGCCTCAACCAATGCCATTGTCAAAGCAGCAGGGATTTCTAAGGGGTTGTTATATCATTACTTTCGCTCAAAAGAAGAACTATATGAATATCTTTTTGACTATGCAATGAAGGCGGTTGCAGTACCGATAGCTCAAGAAGTTGGATTAGAAGAGACTGATATTATACGGCGTATTGAACGGATTACAAAGTTAAAGGTAGAGATATTTCATGAACTGCCCAGCTTGGTTTCCTTTACAAAGGCGATGTATGCAGGGATGGATTATGAAGATGTGAAAAAAGTGATTGAAAAATATAATCCTATATCCGTTGATATGTACTATACTCATAATGTGGATAAGTCCCTTTTTAAAGATGACGTGGATGTAGAGATGGCGGTTAAGATTATTCAGTATACATTAGAAAAAGTCGGAGAACGCTACATGGTGCAACGCAACATGGGATTTGAGCCCGACATGGAAAGCATTATCAATGAAGTTAAAGCCTTTTTATCGCATTTTCGACAAATGTACTACAAAAAAACGAATACTTAA
- a CDS encoding ABC transporter ATP-binding protein produces the protein MIKVKNLYHSYNNDDVYAVNDISFEIEKGEIFGFLGPSGAGKSTTQNILVGLLQLQQGEVEVAGYDVKHIKDKMFNNIGMSFEQSNVYSKMSGLENLEFYRKLFDVETRDPKELIKLVGLEGNEHVKAGKYSKGMKHRLTFARSMINNPKMWFLDEPTTGLDPSIAAGIKNIIRQENQKGATVFLTTHNMYIADELCDRVAFVVDGKIRLIDSPKALKLKYGQKLVDVEYFNDGQVVKESFSTVDEAEKLRLVEVIKQHDIQTMHTKEATLEEIFIKVTGRGLV, from the coding sequence ATGATAAAAGTCAAAAACCTGTACCATTCATACAATAACGATGATGTCTATGCCGTCAATGATATTAGCTTTGAAATCGAAAAAGGTGAGATTTTTGGGTTTTTAGGTCCTTCCGGTGCGGGCAAATCAACGACACAAAACATTCTAGTCGGGCTGTTACAGCTTCAACAAGGTGAAGTCGAAGTTGCAGGCTATGATGTAAAGCATATAAAAGACAAGATGTTTAACAATATAGGGATGTCCTTTGAACAGTCCAATGTGTATAGTAAAATGTCCGGGCTGGAGAATCTTGAATTCTATAGAAAGCTTTTTGATGTAGAGACAAGAGACCCAAAAGAGTTAATCAAGCTAGTGGGATTAGAAGGCAATGAACATGTTAAGGCCGGAAAGTACTCAAAGGGCATGAAACATCGCCTTACCTTTGCAAGATCAATGATTAACAATCCGAAGATGTGGTTTTTGGATGAACCGACTACCGGACTCGATCCCTCGATTGCAGCAGGCATTAAAAATATTATACGTCAAGAAAATCAAAAAGGTGCAACTGTTTTTTTGACAACCCACAATATGTATATTGCTGATGAGCTGTGTGATCGGGTAGCTTTTGTTGTCGATGGTAAGATTCGGCTCATTGATTCACCCAAAGCCTTGAAGCTTAAGTATGGACAAAAACTTGTTGACGTTGAATATTTTAACGACGGTCAAGTGGTCAAAGAAAGCTTTTCAACAGTGGATGAAGCAGAAAAGCTAAGGCTAGTGGAGGTCATAAAACAGCACGATATACAGACCATGCATACAAAAGAAGCCACACTAGAGGAAATATTTATAAAAGTCACCGGAAGGGGTTTGGTATAG